The window CGGCGTCTGTGATGCGTCCCCTCGATTAGGTGCCATCTGTGGATGCGGGGCGGTGGCGATCTACGAGTCGGCACGCGGCGGGGTCATCTGGGGGGCTGTTCGTGTTTAGGTCTGgatttgcccggcgaaattttgagAGTTCGTCGGCTCGATTTGAATTGGGACGGGCGTTTCGCCTGAGACTAGTTCGTCTTAGTTTATTATCACATACTAGTACCTCTTAGAAGTGTTTTCTGGTGACATCCTCAGGCGCAAAATTCCGCGCTCCTCCGTGTATCGAGTTGGGCAATTCATGCTCCTCCTGTTGCTGATCTGCACTGAGCAACCGAGATGCCATGTCGTCTCTAGATTTGAAACTTATGGCGATCGCTGATCCTGTTGACTTAGGGTTCGGTGCTCTTCGGGAGCTCTGTTAAGTCTTATTACTGACGATCCTGTTTATTTTGCACAAAGTTTTGTCTAATATTTACATGTTTGCAGTTGCAGGGCTTCGTGTGCTGTTCCTCACCAGTGCCGTCTAAGATGGTGTCCTTTGAGATGAATGACCTTAAGAGTATGCACCTGGCACAATTCTTGTCAACTTGTCTTGTATGTTTCATTTATCTGGAACAATAATAACTTGCGCTAGGCACTAGAATTTGAACTGGTCTAGGTTTTCTTATCTGTTTTTACTCCATCTGTTACCATATTGCAGTTATGCCACCAAATGATACAAACACTGACAAATTACTTAGTCCCGGGCATTCTATTTCTTCTAAAGGCTAGCTTATTCGTCATGCTTGTGGTAGACAGTTATATTGCTTTTCTGATGATTTAATTTGTTTTATTATCAGACTGGAAGTGTCGAAACGTACCCTGTATGTCATATCTCCCAACAAATATTTATTAGTATCCCAATCGACTATGATACATCAGAGGTTTATTATGTTTGTTTCTACAACTGTGTAGATATGATATTAGATTGTGCATTACCCTGACCCTACGATATTAGATTGTGCATTACCCTGACCCTACCCTGGCAGTTTAGCACCATATAGCTAGTTGCTATTGAGCTGGACCATTATATGAAACTCTAGGACAAAATCATACCAGTTGGGTCTGCCTTGTAGGAAGAGTGAAATTATTAGATGCGGATTAGTGTAAATTTTGCCTTGGGGTATTCGTACTCGGATTATTTAGAAACGTTTTTTTACACCCAGCACTATACATGGTGCCAGCTCCATGGTCTGTTCCAGTCTCCAATTGGCTACTGGCTATGCCATTGTGCTTGTTCAGTACAGGCGAATGATCAGCTGTTAGATTTTTTAGCTGTGGGCAGCAAAACCCTTTAAATTCAGATGTTTCTGGTATTTTAGTCCACCGATGCTTTATGCTTGTTGCTTTAGTGACATTATGCAAGTAATGTTAGGTACAGTGTGGTATGTACTTTGGAGCTTAGACTACAATGTGTTCTTCTCACTCGATGATTAACAAGACATGCATTTTATCTTCATCAGAGATAGGGCTAGGCCTGACAGGCTTTGGAGTATTCTTCTCCTTCCTGGGAATCGTTTTCTTCTTTGACAAGGGGCTTATTGCTATGGGCAATGTAAATTTCCTTCTCTCAATCTTCGCCTCGACCTTTTCAATAGATGAATTGACTAGTATGCATATGGTTAACCTTTTCTCATGTATTCTTTCAGATACTCTTCCTGTCAGGTTTGGGTTTGACAATTGGTCTGAAATCAACTATGCAGTTCTTCACAAAGCCTAAGAATTACAAGGTTCGGCAACCACTAAATTGTTTTGGTTGTTCTCCATCAACATTTACATCATATAATTAACAGATGTAATGAACAGGGTACCATCTCATTTGGCGCAGGCTTTTTCCTGGTTCTCATTGGATGGCCTTTCTTTGGCATGCTCTTAGAGGCATATGGTTTTATCGTGCTCTTCAGGTTTGATTTTTTTTCATTGTTTCTCGCTTGATTAAAACCTGCCATTTCATGTTTGGACAAAACCTGAAAAGGTTATACAATGCTATGCTGATAGTTATCTGCAAAACCAATGCGTTCACTAGAAAATCCATTATTCTGATAACAAGTTTTGTTGTATGTTTAATGGACACTGATTTGCATTCCATTGCAGTGGATTCTGGCCAACACTCGCAGTTTTCCTGCAAAGGATTCCTATCCTTGGCTGGATTTTTCAACAACCATTTGTCACTTCGGTATGGATTTCACAGCACAGACATTTCCTTTTTGTTGCTGAGAGTTACGAAGCCTGATTTGTATTCTGACCAGTCTGATTTCCCTTGCTTTGCAGTTCCTTGACCGTTACAGAGGGAAACGAGTGCCGGTGTAGTATCACTTCGCGCTATGTTTCTTATGATGTAGCAGCTGAAGTTTTTTTCCTTCCCTGGGGATAACAGCAAGTAGTTGTGCCATCCTGGCCTTTCCCTTTGCCTGTTTACTTACTGGTGACTGTCCTTTGTAAATTACACCCCTGGATGGTTTTATCAAAGACCAAGATGCAAATTGTCCCATGGTATGGGCTGAAGAAACTTCATAAGCGAACCCGGACGATTCAAATATGTAGCTGTAGAGGGATGCTGTTGAAGTAGAAGCTACATCCTATCCGTCTCTTCTGTACTTATGTTCAGATATAGATATTCTGTTCTCTccagtcttgagcttgtgtttgctTTATTTTTGTGCGCGCTTCATAGCTTGAAGAAAGTCAAATATGTGCTGGAACTGAAATTAATTCATGATTCATACAAACTTTGGAACTTTGtggttctctctccctctttttcccctcttTTTGTGTTTGGCGCTTCCTACATGAGTTTAGGAATTTGTATTTGTGCTCTGATGAGAAGTCTTTGTTTGCTGGAATGTGGCTCTGTGCTCGTATGATTCAGCATTCAGTAGCGCCATTGTTTGCTTTGCAAGGTTGCCATTGGTAGATCACATCATAATTACCAGCAACCGATTGGCAGGCAAGGTAAAGACGAGCGGTAATAGAGGTAGATCATCAGACAATTTCTACTGAATTGAGCTTAACTGCAATCCGTCGAAACACACCACAATGCTACTGTTAGCAACACACTAGCAGTTTGCATGAGCTAACATCAAATGAGCATTGCTCTAACATCGTCACTAACAAAACCTAACCCTAGATTACAAATTAACCAATGTTTCCCCAGCTTTGCTCTGTCATATGCCAACGATTCACCAGATACCAACGCCACGCAGCTTCTTCCTACCATTTCTGTAGGTCAGATGAGCACATATAACTAGCTTCGCCTGCTGTTGTTAAGAAACCCTTCAGACGATGGCATGTGCTGGTCAGGCGCCTGTCCAGCCTGACCGGAATGCAGAAGCGAGTTAGCCCAGTTGGACGATCTGTGAACAATTCTCGACGGGATGCGGTCACTGTCTTCGCCTCCCGACGCTTCATACCCGTCGCTCGTCGATCTCGTGAACTCGATGTGGCTCTGAGCCGCATGCGGCGTAACTCCCAGCATTTCGTCGGcggtgcatgaagaaactcgaaaTGGGTGGAGATCAGGCGAATCGAAGCTGCTCTCAGGCGACGAGAGGGCGATTCTGGAGGATGCCGCGGTGCTTGGCTGGAAAGCGCTCCTCGCTTCGAGCTGCAATGGGGCTAGACTGGCAGAAGCttccattgccgcgtcactgaaGTTGCTCTCGGTGCCGCTTGCAGATAGCCTTGTGAGGGGATCGAGAGAGAGTTCAGCGGGGAATCGCCCCCTCCTGTTGTCGTGGATGATCGGAGGATCTTGTCTTGCAATTGGCTTCAGAATCTTGGATTTCTTCTTTGCCTGTGCGGCTGCCTTTGACACTTCCTCGGCGTTGAGGCGTGCCAGTGTCCAGGGGCTGATTTTTACTGTTCCGTTTCTTCTTCTTGCTCCTTCCGGTACCTTCATCTTCTTGCTTCCAGGGTTCTGTGACATGCCAATCTCCGGAGGGATGACATCAAACTGTGCAAGAAAAAAGTGAATGATAAGCATTAGCACGTGTTTGAAAAAGTCTTCATATTTGTTAGCACTTCTTGTTCAATACTAGTTAAGCTTCCTGAGCTTTGGTGCAATACTAACTGTGGGTATTCAAAAAATTAATTTTGGTTCAGACCAATAAACTATTCTATTGT is drawn from Triticum dicoccoides isolate Atlit2015 ecotype Zavitan chromosome 4A, WEW_v2.0, whole genome shotgun sequence and contains these coding sequences:
- the LOC119284873 gene encoding vesicle transport protein GOT1-like, encoding MVSFEMNDLKKIGLGLTGFGVFFSFLGIVFFFDKGLIAMGNILFLSGLGLTIGLKSTMQFFTKPKNYKGTISFGAGFFLVLIGWPFFGMLLEAYGFIVLFSGFWPTLAVFLQRIPILGWIFQQPFVTSFLDRYRGKRVPV